From the Polaribacter tangerinus genome, the window TCACTTGGGTCGTCGCTACCTTCATTTTTTGCTTCACCCCATTGTGGCTGCCATAGTCCTTTAGTTTCTAGAACTTTAAAACGTCCTTCGTTATAATCACCACTATCATTTGTTAAAAGTCCTGTGTAATAATATACATTTTCATCATTTGCATCTCTAAATAAAGGAGGGTTATTGTTATTGTTATTCCATCCTGGAGCTACACCATTACCTACTAAATAGTAGTCGTTAAATACATAGTTAAAGTATGGGTATACTTCTAAACTTATTACGTTAGAGTTTACAATTTCACTGTTTTGTGTACCTAATGAAGAGGCCACTCGAATGTATACTTTTTCCCATGAAAAAGGATTTAAACCTGCGTTACCAACGGCAGTATTTACTTCACTTACCGATAATGTTGTAGCTGTTTTTCCTGTAACAGAAGTAGCGGTGGTAAAATTTGTAAATGCCTCATCGTTAGAGAATTGTACAGCGTAGTTTATAGAAGCAGGTTGCCCATAAGTTGCTTCGGTCCAATTAAGTGTAATGGCCTCGTTGTTTGTATTGACACCATCTAATTCTAATCTAGAAAAATTTAATTCTTCTAAATTTGGAGCAGTTGGAGAAGAAATTTCAAACTTCTCTGAACTATCATCACAAGCGTTAAAAACAAGTAATATGAGTCCTAATAAGGTTACTGCTGAAAACTTTTTTATATTTTTCATCGTTTCTAATTTGTATATTAATTAATATCCAGGGTTTTGTTTCAAATCTGGATTAGAGGCTAAACTTGCTGCAGGAATTGGATATAATTTTAAGTCAGCTGAAAGAGAAATTCCGTTTGTACCATTTCCTTTCCAAGCCCAATTATAATTTCCACCTGTAAAACGACCAAAACGAATTAAATCTTGACGTCTGTGTGCTTCCCAATGTAATTCTCTTGCTCTTTCATCAATAATAAAGTCTAAATCGATGTCGGCAATTGTTAAATTATTTTGCGGATTTTTTGCTCTTGTTCTTAGGGCATTAATATACCCTTCTAAATCTGTAGTATTTGCTCCAGTACCACCTCTTAAATGAGCTTCGGCATACATTAAGTATACATCTGCTAATCTAAACAAAGGAAAATCAGTATCTACAAATGTTTGGTCTACACCAAAACCTCCTGTAGATTTTGCATTTGAGTATTTTTCTAAAACAAAACCTTGGTCTTTGTTGGAAATGTCTGTTATTTCAATACTTCTATTTGCTTTAATGATTGAGTTTCTTGTATCTGTATTGTAAATACCACCGTCAAATAATTGTACAAATTGTTTTCTAAGGCGAATTGCTCCACCCCAACCAGCAGCACCAACACCCAAAGCGGCACCATTTGCTTCTA encodes:
- a CDS encoding SusE domain-containing protein, whose product is MKNIKKFSAVTLLGLILLVFNACDDSSEKFEISSPTAPNLEELNFSRLELDGVNTNNEAITLNWTEATYGQPASINYAVQFSNDEAFTNFTTATSVTGKTATTLSVSEVNTAVGNAGLNPFSWEKVYIRVASSLGTQNSEIVNSNVISLEVYPYFNYVFNDYYLVGNGVAPGWNNNNNNPPLFRDANDENVYYYTGLLTNDSGDYNEGRFKVLETKGLWQPQWGEAKNEGSDDPSESGKVAGNPGTQSGDPGRFGVSTTGYYSFTIDFAKREYTLVPFNATGKNSPASLTLTGTSTADVTMNQLSFDGHIWYANNVKLTPGEVSFLTDAGANWGNTSPFSGIATNGGGNIPVVVEDNYDVWFNDLTGNYILIPLNL